In Nostoc sp. GT001, a genomic segment contains:
- a CDS encoding Rne/Rng family ribonuclease, translating to MPKQIIIAEQHQIAAVFSEDQIQELVVATGHHQIGDIYLGVVENVLPGIDAAFVNIGDPERNGFIHVTDLGPLKLKRTAAAITELLAPQQKVLVQVMKEPTGTKGPRLTGNITLPGRYVVLMPYGRGVNLSRRIKSESERNRLRALAILVKPAGMGLLVRTEAEGKPEEAIMEDLELLQKQWEAIQQEAHSTRAPALLNRDDDFIQRVLRDMYGADVNRIVVDSSTGLKRVKQYLQNWSGGQTPQGLLIDHHRDRSPILEYFRITAAIREALKPRVDLPSGGYIIIEPTEALTVIDVNSGSFTRSATARETVLWTNCEAATEIARQLRLRNIAGVIVVDFIDMESRRDQLQVLEHFNKALKADKARPQIAQLTELGLVELTRKRQGQNIYELFGETCPTCGGLGHTVRLPGEIENRLPIPAETPERERFVSLPHREPRQPSARTPEPRETYDGFGEAFDGDSELSNLNLINHPSYQELNDKRRTRTRRSRIGVNGLNGKDEARIVPNPLAFVNEPDLDLDIEPELGVAPEIPSPTLGKPGWSERVERTKIIKAEPVKPVVEPPEIRTVEMSLQEQDIFALMGISPLVKLEQEVKNTKSVIINVIQPGQQPTTPIESTSESTIVQKATPEIITIAQKATPEITASKIPTPKVIEPEQKSLIEETTEPSELTVNPSGRLSAKAAAANEIADESEANSSATASRRRRRRSSAIEDN from the coding sequence ATGCCGAAACAAATTATCATCGCGGAGCAGCACCAAATTGCTGCGGTTTTTTCTGAAGATCAAATACAGGAACTCGTTGTTGCTACGGGGCACCATCAAATAGGTGATATCTACTTAGGAGTAGTAGAAAACGTATTGCCTGGGATAGATGCAGCTTTTGTCAATATTGGCGACCCAGAGCGCAACGGTTTTATTCACGTTACCGACTTGGGGCCATTGAAGCTCAAGCGTACCGCAGCGGCAATTACAGAACTACTTGCACCACAACAGAAAGTTTTGGTGCAAGTAATGAAAGAGCCAACGGGGACAAAAGGTCCCAGGCTCACGGGTAACATTACCTTACCAGGACGCTACGTAGTACTGATGCCCTACGGTCGGGGCGTAAATTTATCCCGACGGATTAAAAGTGAAAGTGAGCGCAACCGCTTGCGAGCGCTGGCGATTTTGGTCAAGCCGGCGGGAATGGGTTTGCTTGTGCGTACAGAAGCAGAAGGCAAACCCGAAGAAGCGATTATGGAAGATTTGGAATTGCTGCAAAAGCAATGGGAGGCGATCCAGCAGGAAGCGCATTCCACCCGTGCCCCAGCACTGCTCAACCGAGATGATGATTTCATTCAGCGCGTATTGCGGGATATGTACGGCGCGGATGTAAATCGGATTGTTGTGGATTCCAGTACTGGTTTGAAGCGCGTCAAACAGTACTTGCAGAATTGGAGTGGCGGTCAAACACCGCAGGGATTGTTGATTGATCATCATCGCGATCGCTCCCCAATTTTAGAATACTTCCGCATCACTGCTGCGATTAGAGAAGCCCTGAAACCAAGGGTAGACCTACCTTCTGGCGGTTATATTATCATCGAGCCGACGGAAGCACTAACCGTAATCGATGTTAACTCAGGTTCCTTCACGCGATCGGCAACAGCTAGAGAAACAGTTTTGTGGACAAACTGCGAAGCCGCAACAGAAATTGCTCGTCAGTTGCGTCTGCGAAATATCGCCGGGGTGATCGTCGTTGATTTTATCGATATGGAATCGAGACGTGACCAGCTACAAGTTCTCGAACACTTTAATAAAGCACTCAAAGCAGACAAAGCTCGTCCCCAGATTGCTCAACTTACCGAACTGGGTTTAGTAGAACTGACCCGCAAACGTCAGGGTCAAAATATTTACGAATTGTTTGGTGAAACTTGCCCCACCTGTGGCGGTTTAGGACATACTGTGCGTCTGCCTGGAGAAATCGAAAACCGATTGCCAATACCGGCAGAGACACCAGAGCGCGAACGTTTTGTATCCTTACCTCACCGAGAACCACGTCAGCCATCTGCCCGCACCCCTGAACCACGAGAAACATACGATGGATTTGGGGAAGCATTTGACGGCGACTCGGAATTGAGCAACTTAAATCTGATCAATCATCCTAGTTATCAAGAACTGAATGATAAGCGCCGTACCCGCACTCGCCGCAGTCGAATTGGTGTCAATGGGTTAAACGGGAAAGATGAAGCTCGGATTGTTCCTAATCCCCTGGCTTTTGTTAACGAGCCAGATTTAGACCTGGATATAGAACCAGAACTAGGAGTTGCACCAGAAATTCCCTCACCCACCCTTGGTAAACCAGGCTGGAGTGAAAGAGTAGAGCGCACTAAAATTATCAAGGCAGAACCAGTTAAACCAGTGGTAGAACCACCGGAGATTAGAACTGTAGAAATGAGCCTCCAAGAACAGGATATATTTGCCTTAATGGGAATATCTCCGTTGGTGAAGTTAGAGCAAGAGGTGAAAAATACCAAGTCTGTAATTATTAATGTGATTCAGCCCGGTCAACAGCCAACGACCCCAATTGAATCAACCTCAGAATCAACTATTGTCCAAAAAGCAACACCTGAAATAATCACTATTGCCCAAAAGGCAACGCCTGAAATAACTGCCAGCAAAATACCGACACCAAAAGTTATTGAGCCAGAACAAAAATCTTTGATTGAAGAAACAACTGAACCATCGGAGTTGACTGTGAATCCTTCGGGACGCTTGTCTGCAAAAGCCGCCGCCGCGAACGAAATCGCAGATGAAAGCGAAGCTAATAGCAGCGCCACTGCCAGCCGTCGCCGCCGCCGTCGTTCCTCAGCGATCGAGGATAATTAA
- a CDS encoding ribonuclease HII, with translation MVETSPTPLEQSAWLEFSTLLSEIPGLVAGVDEVGRGALFGPVVAAAVILPDRALPILMAAKIKDSKKLSSSRRTELAQQICALAIDWKIGFASTAEIDKINILQATLLAMKRAVLKLKVQPALCLIDGNQSIKDLLLPQQTIVKGDERSLTIASASIVAKVWRDDLIMRLALKYPMYNLECNKGYGSQRHLLALQQYGPSPLHRQSFRPCQIKSLNVE, from the coding sequence ATGGTAGAAACATCGCCAACGCCTTTGGAACAATCCGCTTGGCTGGAGTTTTCTACCTTGTTGTCAGAGATTCCAGGGTTAGTTGCAGGTGTTGATGAAGTAGGGCGAGGTGCTCTATTTGGTCCTGTCGTGGCGGCAGCAGTGATCTTACCAGATCGCGCTTTGCCTATACTGATGGCAGCTAAAATCAAAGACAGTAAAAAGTTGTCTAGTTCTCGGAGAACCGAGCTAGCGCAGCAAATTTGTGCGCTGGCTATAGACTGGAAAATTGGGTTTGCTTCTACTGCCGAAATTGACAAGATAAATATTTTGCAAGCGACGCTGTTAGCAATGAAGCGGGCTGTACTGAAGTTAAAGGTACAGCCTGCACTTTGCTTGATTGACGGCAATCAGTCAATCAAAGATTTGTTATTGCCGCAACAAACAATAGTTAAAGGAGACGAGCGATCGCTCACTATTGCCTCTGCTAGTATTGTTGCTAAGGTTTGGCGTGACGATCTGATAATGCGTCTAGCATTAAAATACCCTATGTACAACCTGGAGTGTAACAAGGGTTATGGTAGCCAGCGACATTTGCTGGCTTTGCAACAATATGGGCCGTCGCCTCTGCATCGTCAGTCTTTTCGTCCTTGCCAAATCAAAAGTCTGAATGTTGAGTGA